From a single Daphnia pulex isolate KAP4 chromosome 2, ASM2113471v1 genomic region:
- the LOC124203296 gene encoding calcium permeable stress-gated cation channel 1-like isoform X4: MDGHEITSVLEKTFYSRAAEFSQMVNIIRAENTSHCNYYRPKNSSMLVIIPGGYEGIPQNLCINFVAWICLIILFSVLRKNAWNYGRMALLQRRERRWTQIFYRREDRDGDSENHKAAPSFDPGSHYDHGMFSWILAVFRIKDDQIRSKCGDDAVQYLSFQRHIIVLMLITMVVSLGIALPINMQGDLKGDEKQFGHTTLSNLDPKSWYLWIHVGLSILFVPIAIFIMRHFSKRLDIPEVDSTVSRTLMINHIPRSRCNKADLLKHFNEAYPEYEVIDIQFAYNLSKLIKLDRARQFALHARNYSVSEAMSGNRMLVRPFFCGNICVCCDPCCPKSKIDAAEYYTSEERQLASLVDQEKLKAIKRPVGIAFITFASNIQAARVRQDHRPNWRCGSNPGSSSLSVIFKPHRWSVDFAPRPDEINWGNLAIPSRFWYLRSFLINSFLFIVLFFLTTPAVVVNTLDIFQFSNITSKIEKMSPILSQFLPTLLLWTTSALMPVMVAYSDEWMSHWTKSTANHTIMRKTFIFLMFMVVILPSLGLTSAQAFFEWATRSNETYRWECVFLPDNGAFFVNYVITSSFIGTALELMRFSELFMYACKLSCAKSRAEVPGVRRNLLWEFNFGVQYAWTLLNFSLITMYSVSCPLITPFGFVYVLLKHFVDRYNIFFAYAPSRINKNIHTTAINFVMIAFLILQMTIFFFSLLRYGLFGVTIFALVGFCATLFLVFVQASFRWFRGLAPISYRKFSEPRGSTNSPGRQRVDSFSTVNNQGQHNNIFLPEVLTESQCNGPAHLMETIATTSALDSGRSNKIAVSGDTATVQQPIPCRDRAVPAEQVYSYQKYNNDQENI; this comes from the exons ATGGACGGCCATGAGATCACATCAGTTTTAGAAAAGACTTTTTATAGCCGTGCGGCTGAGTTTTCACAAATGGTCAACATAATCAGAGCTGAAAACACCTCACACTGCAATTACTACAGACCCAAAAATTCTTCAATGTTGGTTATAATTCCTGGAGGATATGAAGGAATTCCACAAAATTTGTGTATCAATTTCGTTGCTTGGATT TGCCTCATAATCCTCTTTTCAGTTCTAAGGAAGAATGCTTGGAATTATGGCAGAATGGCATTACttcaaagaagagaaaggag ATGGACGCAAATTTTCTATCGAAGAGAAGACCGAGATGGAGATTCCGAAAACCACAAGGCTGCACCCTCCTTTGATCCAGGTTCCCATTACGATCACGGAATGTTTTCTTGGATATTAGCGGTTTTTAGAATAaa GGATGATCAGATTCGTTCAAAATGCGGGGACGACGCTGTTCAGTACCTCTCATTCCAGCGACACATTATCGTACTGATGTTGATTACCATGGTTGTAAGTTTGGGTATCGCATTGCCCATCAATATGCAAGGTGACCTTAAAGGCGACGAAAAGCAATTCGGCCATACTACACTCAGCAACTTGGACCCAAA GTCGTGGTATCTGTGGATTCACGTTGGTCTTTCGATACTGTTTGTTCCTATTGCCATTTTTATCATGCGGCATTTTTCAAAGCGACTTGACATCCCTGAAGTTGATTCCACAGTATCGAGGACTTTAATGATCAACCACATCCCACGGTCGCGCTGCAACAAAGCCGATCTTTTAAAGCACTTCAA TGAAGCGTACCCCGAATATGAAGTAATAGACATACAGTTTGCTTACAATTTGTCAAAACTAATTAAACTAGATAGAGCAAG acaATTTGCACTACACGCCAGGAATTATAGTGTCAGTGAAGCCATGAGCGGTAATCGCATGTTAGTCCGTCCATTCTTCTGTGGTAATATCTGCGTCTGTTGCGATCCTTGTTGCCCGAAATCGAAAATTGACGCAGCCGAATATTACACGAGCGAAGAAAGGCAACTAGCGTCACTTGTTGATCAAGAAAAACTGaag GCTATCAAACGACCAGTTGGAATAGCTTTTATAACCTTCGCCTCAAACATTCAAGCGGCGAGGGTAAGACAAGATCATAGGCCCAATTGGCGATGTGGATCAAACCCAGGAAGCTCGAGCCTTAGTGTTATCTTTAAGCCTCACCGTTGGTCAGTTGATTTTGCGCCACGTCCAGATGAGATCAATTG GGGAAACTTGGCAATCCCATCGCGATTTTGGTACTTGAGGTCGTTTCTGATTAACAGTTTTTTGTTCATCGTGCTGTTTTTCCTGACCACTCCGGCTGTCGTTGTTAATACGCTGGACATCTTTCAGTTTTCTAACATTACtagcaaaattgaaaaaatg AGTCCAATTTTGTCTCAATTCTTACCAACTCTCCTCTTGTGGACGACGTCAGCTCTGATGCCGGTCATGGTCGCCTATTCCGACGAATGGATGAGTCATTGGACGAAATCTACAGCTAACCACACTATTATGAGGAAGACCTTCATCTTTCTGATGTTCATGGTGGTTATCTTACCATCATTAGGACTGACTAGCGCGCAA GCTTTCTTTGAGTGGGCCACCAGATCGAATGAAACCTACCGTTGGGAGTGCGTATTCTTACCTGACAATGGTGCCTTTTTCGTGAACTATGTCATCACATCAAGTTTCATTGGAACGGCGTTGGAGCTCATGCGATTTTCCGAGTTGTTTATGTACGCCTGCAAACTGTCCTGTGCCAA GTCGAGAGCTGAAGTTCCTGGTGTACGCCGTAATTTACTGTGGGAATTCAATTTCGGAGTTCAGTATGCTTGGACATTGCTAAACTTTTCATTGATTACCATGTACAGTGTCTCTTGTCCTTTAATAACACCATTCG GCTTTGTCTATGTCCTTCTGAAACATTTTGTGGATCGctacaatatattttttgccTACGCCCCTTCGAGGATCAACAAGAACATCCACACAACGGCCATCAACTTCGTCATGATTGCGTTTCTAATCTTGCAGAtgacaattttcttcttttcgctgCTGCGTTACGGTCTGTTTGGCGTGACAATATTTGCCCTCGTTGGGTTCTGCGCCACTTTGTTCCTGGTGTTCGTTCAAGCCTCGTTTCGCTGGTTCCGTGGGCTGGCGCCCATTTCATACCGG AAATTCTCCGAGCCGAGGGGCAGCACCAACAGTCCTGGCCGTCAACGCGTTGACTCTTTTTCTACAGTAAACAATCAAGGACAACATAATAATATCTTCCTACCTGAAGTGTTGACCGAGTCGCAATGCAATGGTCCCGCTCACTTAATGGAGACCATAGCAACTACTTCTGCCTTGGATTCAGGACGATCGAACAA gatTGCTGTCAGTGGAGATACTGCTACGGTACAACAACCCATTCCGTGCCGTGACAGAGCGGTTCCTGCCGAACAGGTTTATTCTTACCAGAAATACAACAAtgatcaagaaaatatttaa
- the LOC124203296 gene encoding calcium permeable stress-gated cation channel 1-like isoform X1: protein MDGHEITSVLEKTFYSRAAEFSQMVNIIRAENTSHCNYYRPKNSSMLVIIPGGYEGIPQNLCINFVAWICLIILFSVLRKNAWNYGRMALLQRRERRETTPGFSEYNIWTQIFYRREDRDGDSENHKAAPSFDPGSHYDHGMFSWILAVFRIKDDQIRSKCGDDAVQYLSFQRHIIVLMLITMVVSLGIALPINMQGDLKGDEKQFGHTTLSNLDPKSWYLWIHVGLSILFVPIAIFIMRHFSKRLDIPEVDSTVSRTLMINHIPRSRCNKADLLKHFNEAYPEYEVIDIQFAYNLSKLIKLDRARQFALHARNYSVSEAMSGNRMLVRPFFCGNICVCCDPCCPKSKIDAAEYYTSEERQLASLVDQEKLKAIKRPVGIAFITFASNIQAARVRQDHRPNWRCGSNPGSSSLSVIFKPHRWSVDFAPRPDEINWGNLAIPSRFWYLRSFLINSFLFIVLFFLTTPAVVVNTLDIFQFSNITSKIEKMSPILSQFLPTLLLWTTSALMPVMVAYSDEWMSHWTKSTANHTIMRKTFIFLMFMVVILPSLGLTSAQAFFEWATRSNETYRWECVFLPDNGAFFVNYVITSSFIGTALELMRFSELFMYACKLSCAKSRAEVPGVRRNLLWEFNFGVQYAWTLLNFSLITMYSVSCPLITPFGFVYVLLKHFVDRYNIFFAYAPSRINKNIHTTAINFVMIAFLILQMTIFFFSLLRYGLFGVTIFALVGFCATLFLVFVQASFRWFRGLAPISYRVSQRRRDTDETDLHEPNLPPTAEDLLLAESNETYHAGKFSEPRGSTNSPGRQRVDSFSTVNNQGQHNNIFLPEVLTESQCNGPAHLMETIATTSALDSGRSNKIAVSGDTATVQQPIPCRDRAVPAEQVYSYQKYNNDQENI, encoded by the exons ATGGACGGCCATGAGATCACATCAGTTTTAGAAAAGACTTTTTATAGCCGTGCGGCTGAGTTTTCACAAATGGTCAACATAATCAGAGCTGAAAACACCTCACACTGCAATTACTACAGACCCAAAAATTCTTCAATGTTGGTTATAATTCCTGGAGGATATGAAGGAATTCCACAAAATTTGTGTATCAATTTCGTTGCTTGGATT TGCCTCATAATCCTCTTTTCAGTTCTAAGGAAGAATGCTTGGAATTATGGCAGAATGGCATTACttcaaagaagagaaaggag AGAAACTACCCCGGGATTCAGTGAATATAACAT ATGGACGCAAATTTTCTATCGAAGAGAAGACCGAGATGGAGATTCCGAAAACCACAAGGCTGCACCCTCCTTTGATCCAGGTTCCCATTACGATCACGGAATGTTTTCTTGGATATTAGCGGTTTTTAGAATAaa GGATGATCAGATTCGTTCAAAATGCGGGGACGACGCTGTTCAGTACCTCTCATTCCAGCGACACATTATCGTACTGATGTTGATTACCATGGTTGTAAGTTTGGGTATCGCATTGCCCATCAATATGCAAGGTGACCTTAAAGGCGACGAAAAGCAATTCGGCCATACTACACTCAGCAACTTGGACCCAAA GTCGTGGTATCTGTGGATTCACGTTGGTCTTTCGATACTGTTTGTTCCTATTGCCATTTTTATCATGCGGCATTTTTCAAAGCGACTTGACATCCCTGAAGTTGATTCCACAGTATCGAGGACTTTAATGATCAACCACATCCCACGGTCGCGCTGCAACAAAGCCGATCTTTTAAAGCACTTCAA TGAAGCGTACCCCGAATATGAAGTAATAGACATACAGTTTGCTTACAATTTGTCAAAACTAATTAAACTAGATAGAGCAAG acaATTTGCACTACACGCCAGGAATTATAGTGTCAGTGAAGCCATGAGCGGTAATCGCATGTTAGTCCGTCCATTCTTCTGTGGTAATATCTGCGTCTGTTGCGATCCTTGTTGCCCGAAATCGAAAATTGACGCAGCCGAATATTACACGAGCGAAGAAAGGCAACTAGCGTCACTTGTTGATCAAGAAAAACTGaag GCTATCAAACGACCAGTTGGAATAGCTTTTATAACCTTCGCCTCAAACATTCAAGCGGCGAGGGTAAGACAAGATCATAGGCCCAATTGGCGATGTGGATCAAACCCAGGAAGCTCGAGCCTTAGTGTTATCTTTAAGCCTCACCGTTGGTCAGTTGATTTTGCGCCACGTCCAGATGAGATCAATTG GGGAAACTTGGCAATCCCATCGCGATTTTGGTACTTGAGGTCGTTTCTGATTAACAGTTTTTTGTTCATCGTGCTGTTTTTCCTGACCACTCCGGCTGTCGTTGTTAATACGCTGGACATCTTTCAGTTTTCTAACATTACtagcaaaattgaaaaaatg AGTCCAATTTTGTCTCAATTCTTACCAACTCTCCTCTTGTGGACGACGTCAGCTCTGATGCCGGTCATGGTCGCCTATTCCGACGAATGGATGAGTCATTGGACGAAATCTACAGCTAACCACACTATTATGAGGAAGACCTTCATCTTTCTGATGTTCATGGTGGTTATCTTACCATCATTAGGACTGACTAGCGCGCAA GCTTTCTTTGAGTGGGCCACCAGATCGAATGAAACCTACCGTTGGGAGTGCGTATTCTTACCTGACAATGGTGCCTTTTTCGTGAACTATGTCATCACATCAAGTTTCATTGGAACGGCGTTGGAGCTCATGCGATTTTCCGAGTTGTTTATGTACGCCTGCAAACTGTCCTGTGCCAA GTCGAGAGCTGAAGTTCCTGGTGTACGCCGTAATTTACTGTGGGAATTCAATTTCGGAGTTCAGTATGCTTGGACATTGCTAAACTTTTCATTGATTACCATGTACAGTGTCTCTTGTCCTTTAATAACACCATTCG GCTTTGTCTATGTCCTTCTGAAACATTTTGTGGATCGctacaatatattttttgccTACGCCCCTTCGAGGATCAACAAGAACATCCACACAACGGCCATCAACTTCGTCATGATTGCGTTTCTAATCTTGCAGAtgacaattttcttcttttcgctgCTGCGTTACGGTCTGTTTGGCGTGACAATATTTGCCCTCGTTGGGTTCTGCGCCACTTTGTTCCTGGTGTTCGTTCAAGCCTCGTTTCGCTGGTTCCGTGGGCTGGCGCCCATTTCATACCGGGTGAGCCAACGTCGTCGTGATACGGACGAAACGGATTTGCACGAACCCAATCTTCCACCGACTGCCGAAGACTTATTGCTTGCTGAATCGAACGAAACCTACCATGCTGGT AAATTCTCCGAGCCGAGGGGCAGCACCAACAGTCCTGGCCGTCAACGCGTTGACTCTTTTTCTACAGTAAACAATCAAGGACAACATAATAATATCTTCCTACCTGAAGTGTTGACCGAGTCGCAATGCAATGGTCCCGCTCACTTAATGGAGACCATAGCAACTACTTCTGCCTTGGATTCAGGACGATCGAACAA gatTGCTGTCAGTGGAGATACTGCTACGGTACAACAACCCATTCCGTGCCGTGACAGAGCGGTTCCTGCCGAACAGGTTTATTCTTACCAGAAATACAACAAtgatcaagaaaatatttaa
- the LOC124203296 gene encoding calcium permeable stress-gated cation channel 1-like isoform X3 translates to MDGHEITSVLEKTFYSRAAEFSQMVNIIRAENTSHCNYYRPKNSSMLVIIPGGYEGIPQNLCINFVAWICLIILFSVLRKNAWNYGRMALLQRRERRETTPGFSEYNIWTQIFYRREDRDGDSENHKAAPSFDPGSHYDHGMFSWILAVFRIKDDQIRSKCGDDAVQYLSFQRHIIVLMLITMVVSLGIALPINMQGDLKGDEKQFGHTTLSNLDPKSWYLWIHVGLSILFVPIAIFIMRHFSKRLDIPEVDSTVSRTLMINHIPRSRCNKADLLKHFNEAYPEYEVIDIQFAYNLSKLIKLDRARQFALHARNYSVSEAMSGNRMLVRPFFCGNICVCCDPCCPKSKIDAAEYYTSEERQLASLVDQEKLKAIKRPVGIAFITFASNIQAARVRQDHRPNWRCGSNPGSSSLSVIFKPHRWSVDFAPRPDEINWGNLAIPSRFWYLRSFLINSFLFIVLFFLTTPAVVVNTLDIFQFSNITSKIEKMSPILSQFLPTLLLWTTSALMPVMVAYSDEWMSHWTKSTANHTIMRKTFIFLMFMVVILPSLGLTSAQAFFEWATRSNETYRWECVFLPDNGAFFVNYVITSSFIGTALELMRFSELFMYACKLSCAKSRAEVPGVRRNLLWEFNFGVQYAWTLLNFSLITMYSVSCPLITPFGFVYVLLKHFVDRYNIFFAYAPSRINKNIHTTAINFVMIAFLILQMTIFFFSLLRYGLFGVTIFALVGFCATLFLVFVQASFRWFRGLAPISYRKFSEPRGSTNSPGRQRVDSFSTVNNQGQHNNIFLPEVLTESQCNGPAHLMETIATTSALDSGRSNKIAVSGDTATVQQPIPCRDRAVPAEQVYSYQKYNNDQENI, encoded by the exons ATGGACGGCCATGAGATCACATCAGTTTTAGAAAAGACTTTTTATAGCCGTGCGGCTGAGTTTTCACAAATGGTCAACATAATCAGAGCTGAAAACACCTCACACTGCAATTACTACAGACCCAAAAATTCTTCAATGTTGGTTATAATTCCTGGAGGATATGAAGGAATTCCACAAAATTTGTGTATCAATTTCGTTGCTTGGATT TGCCTCATAATCCTCTTTTCAGTTCTAAGGAAGAATGCTTGGAATTATGGCAGAATGGCATTACttcaaagaagagaaaggag AGAAACTACCCCGGGATTCAGTGAATATAACAT ATGGACGCAAATTTTCTATCGAAGAGAAGACCGAGATGGAGATTCCGAAAACCACAAGGCTGCACCCTCCTTTGATCCAGGTTCCCATTACGATCACGGAATGTTTTCTTGGATATTAGCGGTTTTTAGAATAaa GGATGATCAGATTCGTTCAAAATGCGGGGACGACGCTGTTCAGTACCTCTCATTCCAGCGACACATTATCGTACTGATGTTGATTACCATGGTTGTAAGTTTGGGTATCGCATTGCCCATCAATATGCAAGGTGACCTTAAAGGCGACGAAAAGCAATTCGGCCATACTACACTCAGCAACTTGGACCCAAA GTCGTGGTATCTGTGGATTCACGTTGGTCTTTCGATACTGTTTGTTCCTATTGCCATTTTTATCATGCGGCATTTTTCAAAGCGACTTGACATCCCTGAAGTTGATTCCACAGTATCGAGGACTTTAATGATCAACCACATCCCACGGTCGCGCTGCAACAAAGCCGATCTTTTAAAGCACTTCAA TGAAGCGTACCCCGAATATGAAGTAATAGACATACAGTTTGCTTACAATTTGTCAAAACTAATTAAACTAGATAGAGCAAG acaATTTGCACTACACGCCAGGAATTATAGTGTCAGTGAAGCCATGAGCGGTAATCGCATGTTAGTCCGTCCATTCTTCTGTGGTAATATCTGCGTCTGTTGCGATCCTTGTTGCCCGAAATCGAAAATTGACGCAGCCGAATATTACACGAGCGAAGAAAGGCAACTAGCGTCACTTGTTGATCAAGAAAAACTGaag GCTATCAAACGACCAGTTGGAATAGCTTTTATAACCTTCGCCTCAAACATTCAAGCGGCGAGGGTAAGACAAGATCATAGGCCCAATTGGCGATGTGGATCAAACCCAGGAAGCTCGAGCCTTAGTGTTATCTTTAAGCCTCACCGTTGGTCAGTTGATTTTGCGCCACGTCCAGATGAGATCAATTG GGGAAACTTGGCAATCCCATCGCGATTTTGGTACTTGAGGTCGTTTCTGATTAACAGTTTTTTGTTCATCGTGCTGTTTTTCCTGACCACTCCGGCTGTCGTTGTTAATACGCTGGACATCTTTCAGTTTTCTAACATTACtagcaaaattgaaaaaatg AGTCCAATTTTGTCTCAATTCTTACCAACTCTCCTCTTGTGGACGACGTCAGCTCTGATGCCGGTCATGGTCGCCTATTCCGACGAATGGATGAGTCATTGGACGAAATCTACAGCTAACCACACTATTATGAGGAAGACCTTCATCTTTCTGATGTTCATGGTGGTTATCTTACCATCATTAGGACTGACTAGCGCGCAA GCTTTCTTTGAGTGGGCCACCAGATCGAATGAAACCTACCGTTGGGAGTGCGTATTCTTACCTGACAATGGTGCCTTTTTCGTGAACTATGTCATCACATCAAGTTTCATTGGAACGGCGTTGGAGCTCATGCGATTTTCCGAGTTGTTTATGTACGCCTGCAAACTGTCCTGTGCCAA GTCGAGAGCTGAAGTTCCTGGTGTACGCCGTAATTTACTGTGGGAATTCAATTTCGGAGTTCAGTATGCTTGGACATTGCTAAACTTTTCATTGATTACCATGTACAGTGTCTCTTGTCCTTTAATAACACCATTCG GCTTTGTCTATGTCCTTCTGAAACATTTTGTGGATCGctacaatatattttttgccTACGCCCCTTCGAGGATCAACAAGAACATCCACACAACGGCCATCAACTTCGTCATGATTGCGTTTCTAATCTTGCAGAtgacaattttcttcttttcgctgCTGCGTTACGGTCTGTTTGGCGTGACAATATTTGCCCTCGTTGGGTTCTGCGCCACTTTGTTCCTGGTGTTCGTTCAAGCCTCGTTTCGCTGGTTCCGTGGGCTGGCGCCCATTTCATACCGG AAATTCTCCGAGCCGAGGGGCAGCACCAACAGTCCTGGCCGTCAACGCGTTGACTCTTTTTCTACAGTAAACAATCAAGGACAACATAATAATATCTTCCTACCTGAAGTGTTGACCGAGTCGCAATGCAATGGTCCCGCTCACTTAATGGAGACCATAGCAACTACTTCTGCCTTGGATTCAGGACGATCGAACAA gatTGCTGTCAGTGGAGATACTGCTACGGTACAACAACCCATTCCGTGCCGTGACAGAGCGGTTCCTGCCGAACAGGTTTATTCTTACCAGAAATACAACAAtgatcaagaaaatatttaa
- the LOC124203296 gene encoding calcium permeable stress-gated cation channel 1-like isoform X2, giving the protein MDGHEITSVLEKTFYSRAAEFSQMVNIIRAENTSHCNYYRPKNSSMLVIIPGGYEGIPQNLCINFVAWICLIILFSVLRKNAWNYGRMALLQRRERRWTQIFYRREDRDGDSENHKAAPSFDPGSHYDHGMFSWILAVFRIKDDQIRSKCGDDAVQYLSFQRHIIVLMLITMVVSLGIALPINMQGDLKGDEKQFGHTTLSNLDPKSWYLWIHVGLSILFVPIAIFIMRHFSKRLDIPEVDSTVSRTLMINHIPRSRCNKADLLKHFNEAYPEYEVIDIQFAYNLSKLIKLDRARQFALHARNYSVSEAMSGNRMLVRPFFCGNICVCCDPCCPKSKIDAAEYYTSEERQLASLVDQEKLKAIKRPVGIAFITFASNIQAARVRQDHRPNWRCGSNPGSSSLSVIFKPHRWSVDFAPRPDEINWGNLAIPSRFWYLRSFLINSFLFIVLFFLTTPAVVVNTLDIFQFSNITSKIEKMSPILSQFLPTLLLWTTSALMPVMVAYSDEWMSHWTKSTANHTIMRKTFIFLMFMVVILPSLGLTSAQAFFEWATRSNETYRWECVFLPDNGAFFVNYVITSSFIGTALELMRFSELFMYACKLSCAKSRAEVPGVRRNLLWEFNFGVQYAWTLLNFSLITMYSVSCPLITPFGFVYVLLKHFVDRYNIFFAYAPSRINKNIHTTAINFVMIAFLILQMTIFFFSLLRYGLFGVTIFALVGFCATLFLVFVQASFRWFRGLAPISYRVSQRRRDTDETDLHEPNLPPTAEDLLLAESNETYHAGKFSEPRGSTNSPGRQRVDSFSTVNNQGQHNNIFLPEVLTESQCNGPAHLMETIATTSALDSGRSNKIAVSGDTATVQQPIPCRDRAVPAEQVYSYQKYNNDQENI; this is encoded by the exons ATGGACGGCCATGAGATCACATCAGTTTTAGAAAAGACTTTTTATAGCCGTGCGGCTGAGTTTTCACAAATGGTCAACATAATCAGAGCTGAAAACACCTCACACTGCAATTACTACAGACCCAAAAATTCTTCAATGTTGGTTATAATTCCTGGAGGATATGAAGGAATTCCACAAAATTTGTGTATCAATTTCGTTGCTTGGATT TGCCTCATAATCCTCTTTTCAGTTCTAAGGAAGAATGCTTGGAATTATGGCAGAATGGCATTACttcaaagaagagaaaggag ATGGACGCAAATTTTCTATCGAAGAGAAGACCGAGATGGAGATTCCGAAAACCACAAGGCTGCACCCTCCTTTGATCCAGGTTCCCATTACGATCACGGAATGTTTTCTTGGATATTAGCGGTTTTTAGAATAaa GGATGATCAGATTCGTTCAAAATGCGGGGACGACGCTGTTCAGTACCTCTCATTCCAGCGACACATTATCGTACTGATGTTGATTACCATGGTTGTAAGTTTGGGTATCGCATTGCCCATCAATATGCAAGGTGACCTTAAAGGCGACGAAAAGCAATTCGGCCATACTACACTCAGCAACTTGGACCCAAA GTCGTGGTATCTGTGGATTCACGTTGGTCTTTCGATACTGTTTGTTCCTATTGCCATTTTTATCATGCGGCATTTTTCAAAGCGACTTGACATCCCTGAAGTTGATTCCACAGTATCGAGGACTTTAATGATCAACCACATCCCACGGTCGCGCTGCAACAAAGCCGATCTTTTAAAGCACTTCAA TGAAGCGTACCCCGAATATGAAGTAATAGACATACAGTTTGCTTACAATTTGTCAAAACTAATTAAACTAGATAGAGCAAG acaATTTGCACTACACGCCAGGAATTATAGTGTCAGTGAAGCCATGAGCGGTAATCGCATGTTAGTCCGTCCATTCTTCTGTGGTAATATCTGCGTCTGTTGCGATCCTTGTTGCCCGAAATCGAAAATTGACGCAGCCGAATATTACACGAGCGAAGAAAGGCAACTAGCGTCACTTGTTGATCAAGAAAAACTGaag GCTATCAAACGACCAGTTGGAATAGCTTTTATAACCTTCGCCTCAAACATTCAAGCGGCGAGGGTAAGACAAGATCATAGGCCCAATTGGCGATGTGGATCAAACCCAGGAAGCTCGAGCCTTAGTGTTATCTTTAAGCCTCACCGTTGGTCAGTTGATTTTGCGCCACGTCCAGATGAGATCAATTG GGGAAACTTGGCAATCCCATCGCGATTTTGGTACTTGAGGTCGTTTCTGATTAACAGTTTTTTGTTCATCGTGCTGTTTTTCCTGACCACTCCGGCTGTCGTTGTTAATACGCTGGACATCTTTCAGTTTTCTAACATTACtagcaaaattgaaaaaatg AGTCCAATTTTGTCTCAATTCTTACCAACTCTCCTCTTGTGGACGACGTCAGCTCTGATGCCGGTCATGGTCGCCTATTCCGACGAATGGATGAGTCATTGGACGAAATCTACAGCTAACCACACTATTATGAGGAAGACCTTCATCTTTCTGATGTTCATGGTGGTTATCTTACCATCATTAGGACTGACTAGCGCGCAA GCTTTCTTTGAGTGGGCCACCAGATCGAATGAAACCTACCGTTGGGAGTGCGTATTCTTACCTGACAATGGTGCCTTTTTCGTGAACTATGTCATCACATCAAGTTTCATTGGAACGGCGTTGGAGCTCATGCGATTTTCCGAGTTGTTTATGTACGCCTGCAAACTGTCCTGTGCCAA GTCGAGAGCTGAAGTTCCTGGTGTACGCCGTAATTTACTGTGGGAATTCAATTTCGGAGTTCAGTATGCTTGGACATTGCTAAACTTTTCATTGATTACCATGTACAGTGTCTCTTGTCCTTTAATAACACCATTCG GCTTTGTCTATGTCCTTCTGAAACATTTTGTGGATCGctacaatatattttttgccTACGCCCCTTCGAGGATCAACAAGAACATCCACACAACGGCCATCAACTTCGTCATGATTGCGTTTCTAATCTTGCAGAtgacaattttcttcttttcgctgCTGCGTTACGGTCTGTTTGGCGTGACAATATTTGCCCTCGTTGGGTTCTGCGCCACTTTGTTCCTGGTGTTCGTTCAAGCCTCGTTTCGCTGGTTCCGTGGGCTGGCGCCCATTTCATACCGGGTGAGCCAACGTCGTCGTGATACGGACGAAACGGATTTGCACGAACCCAATCTTCCACCGACTGCCGAAGACTTATTGCTTGCTGAATCGAACGAAACCTACCATGCTGGT AAATTCTCCGAGCCGAGGGGCAGCACCAACAGTCCTGGCCGTCAACGCGTTGACTCTTTTTCTACAGTAAACAATCAAGGACAACATAATAATATCTTCCTACCTGAAGTGTTGACCGAGTCGCAATGCAATGGTCCCGCTCACTTAATGGAGACCATAGCAACTACTTCTGCCTTGGATTCAGGACGATCGAACAA gatTGCTGTCAGTGGAGATACTGCTACGGTACAACAACCCATTCCGTGCCGTGACAGAGCGGTTCCTGCCGAACAGGTTTATTCTTACCAGAAATACAACAAtgatcaagaaaatatttaa